A stretch of the uncultured Desulfobacter sp. genome encodes the following:
- a CDS encoding TonB-dependent receptor, producing the protein MKPLNMSRVLGTIISVLLFTTATMAAAGQMDASTISWNIHTQSLKSALEIYQQVSGLNLAYSDNLVKGKTTQGAQGNHTRGQALEKVLDGTDLTYVVTSKGTVILKVKNSKAAQEENLPAYETAGNKTKKSESQQISLEMQTVTVTANKIEEDLQRVPQSITVIDDEVLKEKGIEDIPDVINEIPNMAFKSAVDDNVNFRGLNTSLFTWNNPVVIYIDGIPYTNTYGFNASLANVERIEVLRGPQGTLYGKDAIGAVIKVVTKEPENEWHGNIDTEYGSYNNIEGSFNVNGSLIEDKLYLGLNGRYQQDDGWITNDYTDDDKANKGESKNLAAFLLYKPNYRFTAKATLSNDSSKDYWLSGYILPSGTDISEYSRDEAEHVSFDEDTVKEVNSLAQSLHLKYEFDSATLSSVTTHRDLDFDGVWDRDKMADTDKDGFFAFNTYKTETWTEELRLSSNNKEGLRWVAGVYFDIEDIDEGPYGIYEASTDYEWEWISETKSKTQALFGQIMIPFLDNFELTLGGRYQRIEKEMDLDAYYNLARSSSDPIYSLNADKTWTTFLPKAALSYRLNDNWNTYASVARGYMPGGFNYSSSTGSEEDNAFDPQQLTSYEIGIKGAFDRVRLAAAVFYMDIEDTHIYYQGEDGFWRTSNADSSHSQGVELDLTYFLTDSIELTAALGIIDAEQHDGKPIEDTPSHTARIGAAYLHPNGFYARGDVTNLGEVPYDTDDNEKYLDSYTVVDVKVGYRFKGYDIYAYCNNLTDEEYITAYGAVVYYGDPRTFGIGVRYSF; encoded by the coding sequence ATGAAACCGTTGAACATGTCCCGGGTCCTGGGGACGATTATTTCAGTGTTACTTTTTACAACCGCGACAATGGCCGCAGCAGGGCAGATGGATGCGTCAACAATATCCTGGAACATCCATACCCAGAGTTTAAAGAGCGCTTTGGAAATTTATCAGCAGGTTTCGGGCCTGAATCTGGCCTATTCAGATAACCTGGTGAAAGGAAAAACAACCCAGGGAGCCCAGGGAAACCATACCCGGGGACAAGCCCTGGAAAAAGTTCTGGATGGTACAGATTTGACCTATGTAGTAACCTCCAAGGGAACAGTGATTTTAAAGGTAAAAAATTCGAAGGCGGCACAAGAAGAAAACTTGCCGGCATATGAAACAGCGGGAAACAAAACGAAAAAGTCTGAATCCCAGCAAATCAGCCTGGAAATGCAGACTGTCACTGTAACCGCCAATAAAATTGAAGAGGACCTTCAGAGAGTTCCGCAGAGTATCACGGTCATCGACGATGAGGTTCTCAAGGAGAAGGGTATTGAGGATATTCCTGATGTCATCAATGAGATTCCTAATATGGCTTTTAAGTCTGCCGTTGACGATAATGTGAACTTCAGGGGGTTGAATACATCGTTGTTTACCTGGAACAACCCAGTGGTCATCTACATCGACGGGATACCCTACACCAATACATATGGCTTTAATGCTTCGCTAGCCAATGTTGAGAGGATCGAAGTTTTACGCGGCCCTCAGGGCACGCTCTACGGGAAAGACGCCATCGGTGCGGTTATCAAGGTGGTGACCAAGGAACCGGAAAACGAATGGCATGGAAATATCGACACTGAATACGGCAGCTACAACAACATAGAAGGCTCTTTCAATGTTAACGGCTCTCTTATTGAAGATAAGCTCTATCTTGGGTTGAACGGTCGCTATCAACAGGATGACGGCTGGATTACAAACGACTACACCGATGACGACAAGGCCAATAAGGGTGAAAGCAAAAACCTCGCTGCATTTCTGCTGTACAAACCAAATTACAGGTTCACCGCAAAGGCCACTCTATCGAATGATTCTTCTAAAGATTACTGGTTAAGCGGGTACATATTGCCCAGTGGGACCGATATCAGCGAATACAGCCGGGACGAAGCCGAGCATGTCTCTTTTGATGAAGATACTGTTAAAGAGGTTAATAGCTTGGCTCAGAGCCTTCATCTGAAGTACGAGTTCGATTCGGCAACACTGAGTTCGGTGACTACTCACAGAGACCTTGACTTTGACGGTGTTTGGGATAGGGATAAGATGGCAGATACCGATAAAGATGGATTCTTTGCATTTAATACCTATAAAACTGAAACCTGGACCGAGGAACTGAGGTTGTCGAGCAATAACAAGGAGGGCCTGCGTTGGGTTGCCGGCGTATATTTTGACATTGAGGATATCGATGAGGGGCCTTACGGGATCTATGAAGCAAGCACTGACTATGAATGGGAGTGGATATCTGAAACTAAAAGTAAGACCCAGGCTCTGTTCGGGCAGATAATGATTCCTTTTCTCGATAATTTTGAATTGACTCTTGGTGGGCGCTATCAGCGAATCGAGAAGGAGATGGATCTGGATGCGTACTATAACCTGGCCAGGAGCAGCAGTGATCCTATCTACTCCCTGAATGCGGATAAAACTTGGACCACTTTTCTGCCCAAGGCTGCGCTCTCATACCGGTTGAACGATAACTGGAATACTTACGCTTCAGTGGCACGAGGCTATATGCCCGGCGGGTTCAACTATTCTTCTTCCACTGGTTCAGAGGAAGACAACGCCTTTGATCCGCAGCAATTGACAAGTTACGAAATCGGTATCAAAGGGGCGTTTGACCGCGTACGTCTTGCCGCCGCCGTCTTTTACATGGATATCGAAGATACCCATATCTATTACCAGGGAGAAGATGGGTTCTGGAGGACCAGTAACGCGGACAGCTCTCACTCTCAGGGCGTGGAGTTGGATCTTACCTATTTTCTCACCGATTCCATCGAATTGACCGCGGCGCTCGGCATCATTGATGCGGAGCAACACGACGGTAAACCGATAGAGGATACTCCGTCGCATACGGCGCGAATCGGCGCCGCATACCTCCATCCCAACGGGTTTTATGCTCGCGGGGATGTGACGAATCTGGGCGAGGTTCCCTATGACACTGATGATAACGAGAAGTACCTGGATAGTTACACCGTTGTTGATGTCAAGGTCGGTTATCGCTTCAAAGGGTATGATATTTACGCCTACTGCAACAACCTGACCGACGAAGAATATATCACCGCGTACGGGGCGGTTGTGTACTACGGCGATCCGCGCACCTTCGGTATTGGGGTTCGCTATAGTTTCTGA
- a CDS encoding Fic family protein: protein MPRSKQAEDLENIFSIINDYPEGTGISFLEEMLGKAQGTRISRRTIQRRLEQLISDGRIMSEGKSTARVYRVINVQEAKSSDTEPYVPMSPEGARIRKDIQKPLMHRRPVGYEREFLLSYIPGTTWYLPEGVRVQLHDIGRTPSGAGPAGTYARDILGRLLVDLSWASSKLEGNTYSRLDTQHLIEFGQAAEGKDALETQMILNHKAAIEMLVADADQVDFDLFTFQNLHAVLSQNLMRDEDACGRLRRRPVDISGTVFYPLAMPQQLEDFFRLILDKAKAIPDPFEQAFFLLVQLPYLQPFEDVNKRVARIGANIPLIKQNLCPLSFVDVPERAYVEGILGVYELNKIELLRDVFVWAFERSCQRYLAITKDLAAPDPLKIQYRQEIIQAVQEVVNGRVSLSKQVITDLSRKLVPETDRTAFAKILDQAFSKLHEGSVARYRLRRSDYLDWVLIRGGRPGPG from the coding sequence ATGCCAAGGTCCAAACAAGCCGAAGATCTGGAAAATATTTTTTCCATTATTAACGATTATCCGGAAGGGACAGGTATTTCTTTTTTGGAAGAAATGCTTGGGAAAGCACAGGGCACACGAATCAGTCGCAGGACTATTCAAAGACGCCTGGAGCAGTTGATTTCAGATGGGCGCATCATGTCTGAAGGCAAAAGTACGGCCCGGGTTTACCGGGTCATTAATGTACAAGAGGCGAAGTCGTCAGACACGGAACCGTATGTCCCCATGTCTCCCGAAGGGGCCCGTATCCGAAAGGATATCCAAAAGCCGTTAATGCACCGTCGACCCGTTGGATATGAGCGGGAATTTCTATTGTCCTATATTCCGGGTACAACATGGTACCTGCCGGAAGGGGTTCGGGTACAGCTACATGACATCGGCCGGACCCCTTCCGGGGCAGGGCCTGCCGGAACCTATGCCCGGGATATACTGGGACGGCTTCTTGTGGATTTGTCTTGGGCGTCCTCAAAGCTTGAGGGAAATACATACAGTCGGCTTGATACCCAGCACCTCATTGAATTCGGCCAGGCCGCAGAAGGCAAAGATGCACTGGAAACCCAGATGATACTGAACCATAAGGCCGCCATTGAAATGCTGGTGGCGGATGCTGACCAGGTTGATTTCGATCTGTTTACCTTTCAGAATCTTCATGCAGTGTTGTCCCAGAATTTGATGCGCGACGAGGATGCCTGCGGCCGCCTGCGGCGACGGCCGGTGGACATATCCGGTACAGTGTTTTATCCTTTGGCTATGCCCCAGCAGTTGGAAGATTTTTTCCGCCTGATTCTGGACAAAGCCAAAGCCATTCCAGACCCCTTTGAACAGGCCTTTTTTTTACTGGTCCAGCTTCCTTACCTGCAACCCTTTGAAGATGTGAACAAGCGTGTTGCGCGTATCGGGGCCAATATTCCCTTAATAAAACAGAACTTATGCCCACTTTCTTTTGTTGATGTTCCTGAGCGTGCATACGTTGAAGGCATCCTTGGTGTTTACGAACTCAACAAAATTGAACTGCTAAGGGATGTCTTTGTTTGGGCTTTTGAACGGTCCTGCCAGAGATATCTGGCCATCACAAAAGATTTGGCTGCGCCTGATCCGTTGAAAATCCAGTACCGGCAGGAAATTATTCAAGCCGTTCAAGAAGTTGTGAACGGGCGTGTATCCTTGTCAAAACAAGTGATCACGGATCTGTCCCGAAAACTTGTGCCTGAAACAGACCGGACTGCCTTTGCAAAAATATTGGACCAGGCGTTTTCAAAACTGCATGAAGGCAGTGTGGCGCGTTACCGTCTGCGGCGTTCCGATTATTTAGACTGGGTCCTGATCCGGGGTGGCCGGCCTGGGCCGGGGTAG
- a CDS encoding TonB-dependent receptor yields MRIKTALVCLAAIGTICTVVMPCPVVTTGYAEESKENDAEESEELKLETMTVTAQKREENVQEVPISMTVFDEFAIEDSKIESVRDVAAYTPNFMLIDRSGGYSSPSIRGVSSNLSGAGVSQPTSIIVDGIPISNINGFNEALMDIERIEVLKGPQGTLYGKEAEAGVINVITKKPDNEARGKIGAEFGSDNKRQYTLSVSGPIVKDKLFAGVSAKHYEKDGFIKNTLLGGYTNDKEDDYGRLNLRYTPNDNLEISLISSRFEYDNGDLDYVSPYTPGDKSISTDVQGYDRSTITAHALKVSYDINDYLLESITTYRNINSDALQHYSFGDYNCDTEHDKYSQEVRLSNSGDVFKWVAGVYADKVEVDDASHYLGNSPVPSTQENDSLGVFIHTDYAINDKFSFVSGVRYDNDNKEYEESTTKIDFSDSEISPKVSLKYQHDKNSMYYTTISKGYRAGGFNTGSVAGAPVQYDSETLWNYEIGAKNTFFNNRLIINTSIFYMKIDDMHVKVWPIAGSYQHYVDNAAKATSKGFEIGLNAKITNTITLFGGFGYTDATFDDYEDANGDYSGNKNVLAPEYSYNAGIQYRDTNGIFARVDVNGYGKTYFDSANTNSKDPYTLVNMKIGYEQESYEIYLYGKNIFDKEYHSVSMFNGNGVVYSPPGEIGVQLAYRF; encoded by the coding sequence ATGCGTATTAAAACAGCACTTGTATGCTTGGCGGCCATAGGTACAATCTGTACGGTTGTGATGCCCTGCCCTGTCGTAACCACCGGTTATGCTGAAGAATCGAAAGAGAATGATGCTGAAGAGTCGGAAGAGTTGAAACTCGAGACAATGACGGTTACCGCACAGAAGCGGGAGGAAAATGTCCAGGAAGTACCCATCTCTATGACTGTATTTGATGAATTTGCAATCGAAGACAGCAAAATAGAATCGGTTCGAGATGTTGCTGCCTATACGCCGAATTTTATGTTAATAGATAGATCCGGAGGATATTCTTCACCTTCAATACGAGGTGTTTCCAGTAATTTATCCGGTGCAGGCGTTTCACAGCCAACGAGTATAATTGTTGACGGTATTCCGATATCAAATATTAATGGTTTTAATGAAGCGCTGATGGATATAGAACGGATTGAAGTTTTAAAAGGCCCCCAGGGCACACTCTACGGGAAAGAGGCGGAAGCCGGCGTTATCAATGTTATCACTAAAAAGCCTGATAACGAAGCCAGAGGGAAAATAGGTGCTGAATTTGGAAGTGATAATAAAAGACAATATACGTTAAGTGTCAGCGGACCCATTGTAAAGGACAAACTATTTGCGGGCGTATCTGCAAAACACTATGAAAAAGACGGGTTCATAAAAAACACCCTTCTTGGGGGATATACCAATGATAAAGAAGATGACTATGGAAGATTAAACTTAAGATATACACCCAATGATAATCTTGAAATATCTTTAATCTCATCTCGGTTTGAATATGATAATGGAGACCTTGATTATGTCTCCCCTTATACGCCGGGCGATAAAAGTATAAGTACGGATGTTCAAGGTTATGATAGATCAACCATAACCGCCCACGCCTTAAAAGTATCCTATGATATAAATGATTATCTTTTAGAATCTATTACCACCTATCGTAATATAAATTCAGATGCATTACAGCATTATTCATTTGGTGATTATAATTGCGACACGGAGCATGATAAGTATTCACAGGAGGTTAGACTAAGTAATAGCGGTGATGTCTTTAAATGGGTAGCAGGAGTCTATGCAGATAAAGTTGAAGTTGATGACGCATCACATTATTTAGGCAATTCCCCTGTTCCATCAACACAAGAGAATGATTCTTTAGGTGTTTTTATTCATACAGATTATGCGATCAATGATAAATTCTCTTTTGTTTCAGGGGTTAGATACGATAATGACAATAAAGAATACGAAGAATCCACTACAAAAATAGATTTCTCAGATAGTGAGATCTCTCCAAAAGTCTCTTTAAAATATCAACACGATAAAAACAGCATGTATTATACGACCATCTCAAAGGGATACCGTGCAGGAGGTTTTAACACGGGTTCGGTGGCAGGTGCCCCGGTACAGTATGACAGCGAGACGCTATGGAATTATGAAATCGGCGCTAAAAATACATTTTTCAATAATCGGCTTATAATAAATACCTCTATTTTTTATATGAAAATAGATGATATGCACGTAAAAGTCTGGCCAATTGCCGGTTCATATCAACACTATGTGGATAATGCGGCAAAGGCAACTTCCAAAGGTTTTGAAATAGGGCTAAATGCAAAAATAACCAATACAATAACACTCTTTGGTGGTTTCGGATATACAGATGCCACTTTTGATGATTATGAAGATGCAAATGGTGATTACAGCGGGAATAAAAATGTATTGGCACCGGAATACAGCTATAATGCAGGCATTCAATACAGAGACACAAACGGAATTTTTGCAAGAGTTGATGTAAACGGTTACGGTAAAACATATTTTGATAGCGCAAATACGAACAGCAAAGATCCTTATACACTTGTAAATATGAAAATAGGTTATGAGCAAGAAAGTTACGAAATCTATTTATACGGTAAAAATATTTTTGATAAAGAGTATCACTCTGTCAGTATGTTTAATGGTAATGGCGTTGTATACTCTCCACCCGGAGAGATCGGTGTCCAGTTGGCTTATAGATTTTAA
- a CDS encoding MBL fold metallo-hydrolase, giving the protein MEMDRRQVLKLATIGGPAYLLFNSLVQPSASAVAIEKESIQPAMSRTGAALKKISDSVYSYVGIPEGTPGHAFSANAGIVVGKDAVLVVDTLTSAREAERFLADIRTITDKPIRYVVNTHYHLDHALGNCVFTDTGATVIGHARCRESIIKNKDNMLKNPTMFGLPEEFWVGTKVKVPYVSFESEMVIDLGDVTVKLIYNDVASHTAGSIVVAVQEQKVLFAGDILFTDFHPYLGEGDLPGWAQTLDTIHAMDVDHIIPGHGPLSKKKDLEDMKSYLSFFDKQATKLSAGGNDAEKIAEALLKMLPKRSGGRFIVGYNLKTRYLKKP; this is encoded by the coding sequence ATGGAAATGGATAGACGACAGGTTTTGAAATTGGCAACCATCGGAGGTCCGGCATACCTGCTGTTTAATTCACTGGTTCAACCCAGTGCATCAGCCGTTGCTATTGAAAAAGAATCAATTCAACCTGCAATGAGCCGGACGGGCGCGGCGCTAAAAAAAATCAGCGACTCCGTTTATTCCTATGTGGGTATCCCTGAAGGGACACCGGGACATGCATTTTCAGCAAATGCCGGAATTGTAGTCGGGAAAGACGCTGTGCTGGTCGTTGACACACTGACATCCGCCCGGGAAGCAGAACGGTTTTTAGCAGATATTCGTACCATTACCGATAAACCCATCAGGTATGTGGTCAATACACATTATCACCTGGATCATGCACTGGGAAACTGTGTTTTCACCGATACCGGGGCAACGGTGATTGGACATGCCAGATGTCGGGAGTCCATCATCAAAAACAAAGACAACATGCTTAAAAATCCGACGATGTTCGGCCTGCCGGAGGAGTTCTGGGTCGGTACAAAGGTTAAAGTGCCTTATGTCTCATTTGAAAGTGAAATGGTCATTGATCTTGGGGACGTTACGGTAAAACTGATTTATAACGACGTTGCGTCCCATACGGCAGGTTCGATTGTCGTTGCCGTGCAGGAACAAAAGGTCCTTTTTGCCGGAGATATCCTGTTTACCGATTTTCATCCTTACCTTGGCGAAGGTGATCTGCCGGGCTGGGCGCAAACACTTGATACGATTCATGCGATGGATGTGGATCACATTATCCCGGGGCATGGACCACTGTCGAAGAAAAAGGATCTTGAAGATATGAAATCATACCTGTCCTTTTTCGATAAACAGGCAACCAAACTGTCCGCCGGCGGGAATGATGCCGAAAAAATTGCCGAAGCACTGTTAAAGATGCTTCCCAAAAGATCAGGCGGCCGCTTTATCGTTGGATATAACCTTAAAACCCGTTACTTGAAAAAGCCTTAA
- a CDS encoding PD-(D/E)XK nuclease domain-containing protein yields MPVQLDNMEGGKAANKIYIFEFKVVDIDTTPGTALEQIKQKSYADKYRGNGCEIYLVGVEFDRNARNIVRFEWEKEK; encoded by the coding sequence ATGCCGGTTCAATTAGATAACATGGAGGGCGGTAAGGCGGCCAACAAGATCTATATCTTTGAATTCAAAGTTGTGGATATTGACACGACACCAGGGACGGCACTTGAGCAGATCAAGCAAAAAAGCTATGCGGATAAATATCGTGGAAACGGCTGTGAAATATATCTTGTCGGTGTGGAGTTCGACCGCAATGCGCGAAATATTGTCCGGTTTGAGTGGGAAAAAGAAAAATAG
- a CDS encoding M56 family metallopeptidase, producing the protein MVSLFVNLAANSVQAVPAIVLVLIIRQWFSLPPRWQYGLWLIPMARLIFPWSLTSITVNQFIPELVPDPLHIHTVLVRAGTVTDFITGRFPGQAAAPGWFQGQGGSFLIPASTLIWGAGAAAMAGIMVFRSVMFLKKVRQNRQLVCESALECLEQCKARMKVRSPLVVVETGEVKGPVLFGWLRPRILLPKGMVHHLKTSDLDAVFSHELGHIKQQDIFLRYVGAFVLALYWFNPLVWVMVHLMGKDRERACDALVLSGMTHQERKGYGQVLISLACSASKALPGFTCIAESKSDIKRRIQMIAEFKKTSTRRTLGLGAFFLLLTLSVFTVGLGIAGNTPVSDLPGFAQKLVAHMAAGEHDMVVCHFDATMAGAMDREKLKQTWDSLVSQAGPFKQVLNTRAAQEQGYNIVYVTLEFEKSAPDMKFVFNDKAQISGLWILPGR; encoded by the coding sequence ATGGTCAGCCTTTTTGTCAATTTGGCGGCCAATTCGGTCCAGGCCGTTCCGGCCATTGTTCTTGTTTTGATCATTCGCCAATGGTTTTCTCTGCCTCCCCGCTGGCAGTACGGGCTTTGGTTGATTCCCATGGCCAGGTTAATTTTTCCTTGGTCACTGACCTCAATTACAGTGAATCAGTTTATTCCGGAACTGGTCCCTGACCCTTTACACATCCATACTGTGCTGGTCCGGGCCGGAACCGTAACGGATTTTATAACGGGCCGGTTCCCCGGACAGGCAGCAGCTCCGGGGTGGTTCCAGGGGCAGGGCGGCAGTTTTTTGATTCCGGCATCCACACTCATCTGGGGTGCTGGGGCCGCTGCCATGGCTGGGATTATGGTGTTCCGGTCCGTTATGTTCTTGAAAAAGGTCCGGCAAAACCGGCAACTGGTCTGTGAAAGTGCCTTGGAATGCCTGGAACAGTGCAAGGCCCGCATGAAAGTGAGGAGTCCCCTGGTGGTGGTGGAGACCGGTGAGGTAAAAGGCCCGGTTCTTTTTGGCTGGCTTCGGCCAAGGATACTTCTGCCAAAGGGAATGGTTCATCACCTGAAAACATCTGATCTGGATGCCGTATTCAGCCATGAACTGGGGCATATCAAACAACAGGACATTTTCCTGCGGTATGTGGGGGCCTTTGTGCTGGCCCTTTATTGGTTCAATCCCCTGGTCTGGGTCATGGTGCATCTTATGGGAAAGGACAGGGAAAGGGCATGTGATGCGCTGGTTCTCTCCGGCATGACTCATCAGGAACGTAAAGGTTACGGACAAGTTCTGATTTCCCTGGCCTGTTCCGCTTCAAAGGCGTTGCCGGGGTTTACCTGCATTGCCGAATCAAAATCAGATATTAAAAGGAGAATCCAAATGATTGCTGAATTTAAGAAAACATCTACCCGCCGCACCCTGGGGCTTGGCGCGTTTTTTTTGCTGCTCACCCTGTCCGTATTTACAGTAGGATTAGGTATTGCAGGCAATACGCCTGTTTCCGATCTGCCCGGGTTTGCCCAAAAGCTTGTTGCGCATATGGCTGCAGGAGAACACGACATGGTGGTGTGTCATTTTGATGCAACCATGGCCGGGGCCATGGACCGGGAAAAGCTGAAACAAACCTGGGATTCCCTGGTCAGCCAGGCAGGCCCGTTCAAACAGGTCCTAAATACCAGAGCGGCGCAGGAGCAAGGATATAATATTGTTTATGTGACCTTGGAATTTGAAAAATCTGCACCTGACATGAAATTTGTTTTTAATGACAAGGCTCAGATCAGCGGCCTGTGGATACTCCCGGGTAGATAA
- a CDS encoding BlaI/MecI/CopY family transcriptional regulator: MPDHPKVSDAEWLVLETLWENQPAGANDIVSALASRTDWKPNTIKTLINRLVKKEVVGFEKQGRAYLYFPLVSRTEIIKKERQSFLKRFFKGAFTPMVAGMVENQELSLEEIRELRRILDRAEAGTKEKRE, translated from the coding sequence ATGCCGGACCATCCAAAAGTATCAGACGCCGAGTGGCTGGTTCTCGAAACCTTGTGGGAGAACCAGCCGGCTGGTGCAAACGACATTGTTTCAGCCTTAGCTTCCCGGACCGACTGGAAGCCCAATACCATTAAAACACTGATTAACCGGCTGGTAAAAAAAGAGGTGGTGGGGTTTGAAAAACAGGGCCGAGCCTACCTCTATTTCCCCCTGGTATCCAGGACAGAAATTATTAAAAAAGAGCGGCAGAGCTTTTTAAAACGTTTTTTTAAAGGTGCGTTTACCCCCATGGTGGCCGGTATGGTGGAAAACCAGGAACTCTCCTTGGAAGAGATCCGGGAACTGCGCCGGATTCTGGACCGCGCAGAAGCCGGGACCAAAGAAAAGAGGGAATAA
- a CDS encoding RNA polymerase sigma-70 factor: protein MREFFSCLFKSNYNSLYLFFLARLGSVQDAEDATQETFRRMIAHSSNIASLRSPRSYLFSIARNLLTDTMRSRKVRLKYTTTVDVETQATQSQSPAAGIDLEERRKPIQKALAELSPRCREVFILHRFEQLTYKQIARRLDISPRTVEHHIAKAVFHIRKYLAHKNL, encoded by the coding sequence ATGCGTGAGTTTTTTTCCTGCTTGTTCAAGTCCAATTACAACAGCCTGTATCTTTTTTTTCTGGCAAGGTTGGGTTCTGTCCAGGATGCGGAAGATGCTACCCAGGAAACATTCAGGCGCATGATCGCCCACAGCAGCAATATTGCAAGTCTCAGATCTCCAAGGTCCTATCTGTTCAGCATTGCCCGTAATTTACTTACAGATACAATGCGCTCCCGTAAAGTCCGGTTAAAATATACCACAACGGTTGACGTTGAAACCCAGGCGACACAATCCCAATCTCCCGCCGCCGGGATTGATCTTGAGGAACGCAGGAAGCCGATACAGAAAGCATTGGCAGAACTTTCTCCACGGTGCCGGGAAGTCTTTATTTTGCACCGGTTTGAGCAACTGACATACAAGCAGATCGCCCGGCGTCTGGATATCTCTCCCAGAACCGTTGAGCACCACATAGCCAAAGCGGTTTTTCATATAAGAAAATATCTTGCCCATAAAAATCTATAA
- a CDS encoding FecR domain-containing protein, with the protein MSSNRNNEISDRIMEQAALWFARSRAEDFTKEQQTGLDEWLKADPDHRAAFDETQAAWNDIGHLTAPSSASSMSVPVRRPVLFRMPRFGMAGLALMAGLFFCAFYFKSDLITWRNLHTGKEISYKTEKGLKRKITLPDGSHVETNGNTFFTVRFNPWQRNVTLTAGEMFFDVRHDADRPFEIRAHNGLIRVLGTRFHVRNRGGLVSVDVEAGRVRVCSGLAGSSDLSRDERIITDGQGLDYCWAGPAGSIRQAELDRVSAWRQGKIVFRSMRLDAVLKELKHHYGVRIIIVDKKIGEKPFTGTFNTHDLDEILEAITISFSLTAERTSSGAVMLWPET; encoded by the coding sequence ATGTCATCAAACCGGAATAATGAAATATCAGACCGGATAATGGAACAGGCGGCCCTTTGGTTTGCCCGATCCAGAGCAGAGGATTTCACAAAAGAACAGCAAACAGGGCTGGATGAATGGCTCAAGGCCGACCCGGATCATCGTGCGGCTTTTGACGAAACACAGGCGGCCTGGAATGACATCGGACACCTGACAGCGCCTTCATCGGCCTCCTCGATGTCCGTTCCGGTCCGTCGCCCAGTATTATTCAGGATGCCGCGTTTCGGTATGGCAGGCCTTGCACTCATGGCGGGTCTGTTTTTCTGTGCATTCTATTTTAAATCAGACCTGATCACCTGGCGCAATCTGCACACCGGAAAAGAGATATCCTACAAAACCGAAAAAGGCCTGAAGCGGAAAATCACCCTGCCGGATGGTTCCCATGTGGAAACCAACGGCAACACCTTTTTTACAGTCCGGTTCAATCCCTGGCAGCGCAACGTGACATTAACGGCCGGGGAGATGTTTTTTGACGTGCGGCATGACGCTGACCGGCCTTTTGAGATCAGGGCTCATAACGGCTTGATTCGCGTGCTGGGTACCCGGTTTCATGTACGCAACCGGGGGGGGCTGGTTTCCGTTGATGTGGAAGCCGGCCGGGTCCGGGTCTGTTCCGGCCTTGCCGGCTCGTCCGATCTTTCCCGGGATGAACGGATAATCACAGATGGGCAAGGGTTGGATTACTGCTGGGCAGGCCCAGCAGGCAGTATACGGCAAGCAGAGCTGGACCGGGTGTCGGCCTGGAGACAGGGAAAAATCGTATTCCGGTCCATGCGCCTTGATGCTGTGCTCAAGGAGCTGAAGCATCACTATGGTGTGAGGATAATAATAGTGGATAAGAAAATAGGGGAAAAGCCTTTTACCGGCACATTTAACACCCATGACCTGGATGAGATACTGGAGGCCATCACGATCAGTTTTTCCCTGACCGCTGAAAGAACGTCCAGCGGCGCGGTCATGTTGTGGCCTGAAACCTAA